From Thermodesulfobacteriota bacterium, a single genomic window includes:
- the hypB gene encoding hydrogenase nickel incorporation protein HypB, with product MEKVKVVRRVLDVNETMAAKNRKQFADKKVFVLNVMSSPGSGKTTLLQKTLTRLMPEMTSAVIVGDICTSNDADRLAVTGAEVVQVNTDEFGGDCHLAAHVIETAAANFDLDKIDLLIVENIGNLVCPAEFDIGEDARAVVLSVTEGEDKPVKYPLMFRVCDVALLNKIDLLAYLDYDINLTVENIHRINPEMPIFKTSSKTGEGLDQWLDWIRKKVAAKKKG from the coding sequence ATGGAAAAAGTCAAAGTCGTGCGCCGGGTCCTGGACGTCAACGAAACCATGGCGGCCAAGAACCGCAAGCAGTTCGCGGATAAAAAAGTGTTTGTCTTAAACGTCATGAGTTCGCCCGGTTCCGGCAAAACGACCTTGCTGCAGAAAACCCTGACGCGTCTGATGCCGGAGATGACCAGCGCCGTCATCGTGGGCGACATCTGCACCTCCAATGACGCCGACCGCCTGGCCGTGACCGGCGCCGAGGTGGTCCAGGTCAACACCGACGAGTTCGGCGGCGACTGCCACCTGGCGGCCCATGTCATCGAAACCGCCGCGGCCAATTTCGACCTGGACAAGATCGACCTGCTCATCGTGGAGAATATCGGCAACCTGGTCTGCCCGGCGGAGTTCGACATCGGCGAAGACGCCCGGGCCGTGGTGCTGAGCGTCACCGAGGGCGAGGACAAGCCGGTCAAGTACCCGCTCATGTTCCGCGTCTGCGACGTGGCCCTGCTTAACAAGATCGACCTGCTGGCCTATCTGGACTACGACATCAACCTGACGGTTGAGAACATTCACCGCATCAATCCGGAAATGCCGATATTCAAGACCTCGTCCAAAACGGGGGAAGGCCTGGACCAGTGGCTGGACTGGATCCGAAAGAAGGTCGCCGCCAAAAAGAAGGGGTAG
- a CDS encoding YqaA family protein — translation MEYFSEFGYTGLFMAAFLAATVLPLSSEVVLTALLVTGLSPVGLVLVATVGNVLGSLTNYALGYWASLGVIKKWLKMSEEDFVTAERRFEKYGLVSLCFAWVPVIGDSLTVVAGVLRIRMLWFAPLVTAGKMLRYVVIAYLTLKIS, via the coding sequence ATGGAATACTTCAGCGAATTTGGCTACACCGGCCTATTTATGGCCGCTTTTCTGGCGGCTACTGTCTTGCCCTTAAGTTCGGAGGTGGTGCTGACCGCCTTGCTGGTTACCGGCTTATCTCCGGTCGGGCTGGTGCTGGTCGCAACCGTTGGAAACGTGCTGGGCTCTTTGACGAACTACGCGCTGGGATATTGGGCCAGTCTGGGCGTGATAAAAAAATGGCTGAAAATGTCCGAGGAAGATTTCGTAACGGCCGAGCGGCGCTTTGAAAAATACGGCCTGGTTTCTCTGTGTTTTGCCTGGGTGCCGGTCATCGGCGATTCCTTGACCGTTGTCGCCGGCGTGTTGCGGATCCGCATGCTGTGGTTTGCGCCCTTGGTTACTGCCGGCAAGATGCTCCGGTATGTCGTCATCGCTTACCTGACACTGAAAATTTCCTGA
- the amrB gene encoding AmmeMemoRadiSam system protein B, whose product MDVRRAVFAGSWYPGTIAECERQILGFLKEGVKVKPEKQAVGVIVPHAGWVYSGGIACRAISLLARKPLPETIVVFGMHLPPGAQPRIMAAGGIETPLGALEVDEAITRPLLERFSFQEETTRRFSQDNTIELQLPFIKHFFRDAQIVPIGVPPNPAAVEIGAAVVAIANEIGRNIAVVGSTDLTHYGANFSMTHYGFGQEAHEKVRDREDRRIIERMLAMDPLPVIREALASSNACCSGAAAAAISAAKALGATEAALTEYATSYDKSPGESFVGYAGIVFLK is encoded by the coding sequence ATGGATGTCAGGAGAGCTGTGTTCGCGGGCAGCTGGTATCCGGGTACGATCGCCGAATGTGAGCGGCAGATTCTCGGTTTTCTCAAGGAAGGCGTCAAGGTAAAACCGGAAAAGCAGGCGGTCGGGGTGATCGTGCCTCATGCCGGCTGGGTTTATTCCGGCGGTATCGCCTGCCGGGCCATATCTCTGCTGGCCCGGAAGCCGCTGCCCGAGACGATCGTCGTTTTCGGCATGCATCTGCCGCCGGGCGCCCAGCCGCGCATCATGGCGGCCGGGGGGATCGAAACCCCGCTGGGCGCCCTTGAGGTGGATGAGGCCATCACCCGTCCTCTTCTGGAGCGGTTTTCTTTTCAGGAAGAAACCACCCGGCGTTTTTCCCAGGACAACACCATCGAGCTGCAGTTGCCGTTCATCAAGCACTTTTTCCGGGACGCGCAAATCGTTCCCATCGGCGTACCGCCGAACCCGGCGGCCGTCGAGATCGGCGCGGCCGTGGTCGCAATCGCCAATGAGATTGGCCGGAACATCGCGGTGGTCGGGTCCACCGACCTGACCCATTACGGCGCCAATTTCAGCATGACCCATTACGGCTTCGGCCAGGAAGCCCACGAAAAAGTGCGCGACCGGGAAGACCGCCGCATCATCGAGCGCATGCTGGCCATGGATCCGCTGCCGGTCATCCGCGAGGCGCTGGCCAGCAGCAATGCCTGTTGTTCCGGCGCGGCCGCCGCGGCCATATCCGCCGCCAAAGCACTCGGCGCCACGGAAGCGGCCCTGACCGAATACGCCACCAGCTATGACAAGAGTCCGGGCGAAAGCTTCGTGGGGTACGCGGGCATCGTGTTTTTAAAGTAG
- a CDS encoding M48 family metalloprotease, with protein sequence MKKRINVLLPLFLIFFLAAADGLLAREGRARISTLNETYYDQSDLEAEIVFGRDLAARILGNYQLLDNDRVNRYVNLVGNAVALYAGRPEIKFHFAVLDSAECNAFAAPGGYVFITRGALDLMENEAQLAGVLGHEIAHINEKHIIKELKIRGQDDSVAGALGNLIGGSTDTFRKTLEQAMESAADILFNRGYKMEDELAADQIGLLMASLAGYNPAALGSFLAKARRFEPEDATYTDKEHPLSAVRLAKIGDTLKTNGMTGNDNALMKGRFDENIHP encoded by the coding sequence ATGAAAAAAAGGATTAACGTCCTGCTTCCGCTTTTTCTAATCTTCTTTCTGGCCGCCGCTGACGGCCTTTTGGCGCGGGAAGGAAGAGCGCGGATTTCCACTCTGAATGAAACCTATTATGATCAGAGCGACCTGGAAGCGGAAATCGTTTTCGGCCGGGACCTGGCCGCCAGGATCCTCGGCAATTACCAGTTGCTGGATAATGACCGCGTCAACCGTTATGTCAACCTGGTCGGCAACGCGGTGGCCCTGTACGCGGGCCGGCCGGAAATCAAATTCCACTTCGCGGTTTTAGATTCGGCCGAATGCAATGCTTTCGCCGCCCCCGGCGGCTATGTCTTTATCACCCGGGGAGCCCTGGACCTGATGGAAAATGAAGCCCAGCTGGCGGGCGTGCTGGGCCACGAAATCGCCCATATCAACGAAAAGCACATCATAAAGGAGCTTAAAATCCGGGGCCAAGACGATTCGGTCGCCGGCGCTCTGGGCAACCTCATCGGCGGGTCCACCGACACGTTCCGGAAAACACTGGAGCAGGCCATGGAGTCGGCCGCGGATATTCTTTTTAACCGGGGCTATAAAATGGAAGACGAACTGGCGGCGGACCAGATCGGCCTGCTTATGGCCTCCCTGGCCGGCTACAACCCCGCGGCCCTGGGGAGCTTTCTGGCCAAAGCCCGGCGCTTTGAGCCCGAAGACGCCACCTATACCGACAAAGAGCACCCCCTGTCGGCCGTGCGCCTGGCGAAAATTGGCGACACCCTCAAAACCAACGGAATGACCGGAAACGACAACGCCTTGATGAAAGGAAGGTTTGATGAAAACATTCATCCGTAA
- a CDS encoding hydrogenase maturation nickel metallochaperone HypA: MHEMGIAMQIVDIAVSSIPAGAKNPKVAKVNLRAGKLTAIVPASLTFCFDIATQGTPLAGATLSIEEIPVVVRCKSCGNEWTVTTPNFICGKCQGGQVDIISGRELDIVSLELAD; encoded by the coding sequence ATGCACGAAATGGGAATCGCCATGCAGATCGTGGATATCGCGGTCTCGTCCATCCCCGCCGGGGCCAAGAACCCCAAGGTCGCCAAAGTCAACTTGAGAGCCGGCAAACTGACCGCCATTGTCCCGGCCAGCCTGACCTTCTGCTTTGATATCGCCACTCAGGGCACGCCCCTGGCCGGCGCCACGCTCTCCATCGAAGAAATTCCCGTGGTCGTCCGCTGCAAATCATGCGGAAATGAATGGACGGTCACGACCCCGAATTTCATTTGCGGCAAATGTCAGGGTGGCCAGGTGGACATTATTTCCGGCCGGGAACTGGATATCGTCTCCCTGGAGCTTGCGGATTAA
- a CDS encoding adenylate/guanylate cyclase domain-containing protein — protein MMTSWQNRTRPCLLIITVICLLAVYADLSGLYDIPERQTIDWRTRLIRKNLPLPPDIAVIIIDEASLNYVNNIAGRWPWPRAIHADLIDALKQWGAKDIVLDVLFTENQNTGVVTGADDSRLAAVTASSGNVFHAVQLVCDDEDEVNKTLLNRDMPEDFLESHAVRLKADAAYSAYNNYYLPLAELYQAAAGVGVVTFDNDQDGVFREERLLFNYKGQYLPGLSLSPLLSRLNAKACALTDDALALPGLTIPLRQGKYYVNMYGRYEDSVYSYGGVLVTIGKLNEGILDDLPVKPEEFDGKTVFVGGAAVGAGDLKHTAVATKTPAVYLHASIFGNMITRDFLRFAPRSVSLVVIFILVILTVLPIFYLKNIFAQVLIPISAVSLYLFAAYKMFEGNTVLPAANPFLSFAGAYILSFTYVGLTAGRDRRKIKNILGQYVSPAMLNDVLKNHKEDYFKAEVGTREELTIFFSDIRGFTTLSEQLREEQVVEILNTYLSRMVNIIFDNEGTLDKFIGDAVVAFWGAPLRHDDDPYRAVKSALAMMEAVKEINQHNRRSDLPELAIGIGINTGSVILGNIGSEKKLDYTIIGDNVNLTSRLEGLTKAYHCGIIISGDTCQHVRDRVLCRLVDYVIVKGKNKPVMIYSVLGHLASADRDALEIAALSEKAFDLYRERRFEEAMAVYREIRKIRPDDFLAAMFMERINGHMTAPPPADWNGAHVLTSK, from the coding sequence ATGATGACATCATGGCAAAACAGAACCAGACCCTGCTTACTCATCATTACCGTCATTTGCCTGTTGGCCGTGTATGCCGACCTGTCCGGTTTGTATGACATCCCGGAACGGCAGACCATTGACTGGCGAACCCGCCTGATCAGAAAGAACCTCCCCCTGCCGCCGGACATCGCCGTCATTATTATCGATGAAGCCTCCCTGAATTATGTCAATAATATTGCCGGGCGATGGCCCTGGCCGAGGGCCATTCACGCCGACCTGATCGACGCCCTGAAGCAATGGGGGGCAAAAGACATTGTCCTGGATGTTCTGTTTACCGAAAACCAGAATACCGGGGTCGTGACCGGAGCCGACGATTCCCGGCTGGCCGCCGTCACCGCTTCTTCCGGCAATGTCTTTCATGCCGTGCAACTGGTGTGTGACGATGAAGACGAAGTCAACAAGACCCTGCTCAACCGGGACATGCCGGAAGACTTTCTGGAAAGCCACGCGGTCAGGCTTAAAGCGGACGCCGCCTACTCCGCGTACAACAATTACTATCTGCCCCTTGCGGAACTCTATCAGGCGGCTGCGGGAGTCGGGGTCGTCACCTTTGACAACGACCAGGACGGCGTTTTCCGGGAGGAACGGCTCCTGTTTAATTACAAGGGCCAATATCTTCCCGGCCTTTCCCTTTCACCGCTGTTGAGCCGGCTCAACGCCAAGGCGTGCGCCCTGACGGACGATGCCCTGGCCCTTCCCGGCCTGACCATCCCGCTGCGTCAGGGGAAATACTATGTCAACATGTACGGCCGCTATGAGGACAGCGTCTATTCTTATGGCGGTGTCCTGGTTACCATCGGAAAGCTTAACGAAGGGATTCTGGATGATCTGCCGGTCAAGCCCGAAGAGTTTGATGGCAAGACCGTGTTTGTCGGCGGCGCCGCCGTGGGGGCGGGGGACCTCAAGCACACCGCCGTCGCCACCAAGACACCGGCGGTGTACCTGCACGCGTCCATCTTCGGCAATATGATCACCCGGGATTTTCTGAGGTTCGCGCCGCGGTCCGTTTCCCTGGTTGTCATCTTCATCCTTGTTATACTAACCGTCCTGCCGATTTTCTATCTGAAGAATATTTTTGCCCAGGTGCTCATCCCCATTTCCGCCGTTTCCCTTTACCTTTTCGCGGCGTACAAGATGTTTGAGGGCAATACCGTCCTGCCGGCGGCCAATCCGTTTCTCTCGTTTGCCGGGGCCTATATTCTCAGCTTTACCTATGTCGGCCTCACCGCCGGGCGGGACCGGCGCAAGATCAAGAACATCCTGGGCCAGTATGTCTCTCCCGCCATGCTCAACGACGTGCTGAAAAACCACAAGGAGGACTATTTCAAGGCCGAAGTGGGCACCCGGGAAGAGCTGACCATCTTCTTTTCTGATATCCGGGGGTTCACCACCCTTTCCGAGCAGCTCAGAGAAGAACAGGTCGTGGAAATCCTGAACACCTACCTGTCACGAATGGTGAACATCATTTTCGATAATGAAGGGACCCTGGATAAATTCATCGGCGACGCCGTGGTCGCTTTCTGGGGGGCGCCCCTGCGGCACGATGACGACCCCTACCGGGCGGTAAAATCCGCCCTGGCCATGATGGAGGCCGTAAAGGAAATCAACCAGCACAACCGGAGAAGCGACCTGCCCGAACTGGCCATCGGCATCGGCATCAATACCGGCAGCGTTATCCTGGGCAATATCGGTTCCGAGAAAAAACTGGACTACACCATCATCGGCGATAACGTCAACCTCACCTCGCGCCTGGAAGGGCTGACCAAGGCCTATCACTGCGGGATAATAATTTCCGGCGACACCTGTCAGCATGTCCGGGACAGGGTGCTGTGCCGGCTGGTCGATTATGTGATCGTCAAAGGGAAAAATAAACCCGTCATGATTTATTCGGTACTGGGGCACCTGGCTTCGGCGGACCGGGATGCACTGGAAATCGCGGCCCTGTCCGAAAAGGCTTTTGACCTTTATCGTGAACGGCGGTTTGAGGAGGCCATGGCCGTGTACCGGGAGATACGGAAAATCCGGCCCGATGACTTTCTGGCGGCCATGTTCATGGAAAGAATAAACGGGCACATGACCGCGCCGCCGCCGGCAGACTGGAACGGCGCCCATGTGCTGACCAGCAAGTAG
- a CDS encoding TA system VapC family ribonuclease toxin: MDANILLYAEDALSPFHRQALGWWDDQLSGSDPVGLCWPVLSAFIRIGTNPRVFEHPLSLDQAIARVQSWLNQPCARIIRPTEQHWTVFERMLKGGQAVANLVADAHIAALAAEHGCDLASTDADFSRFPGLKWFNPLALNP, translated from the coding sequence GTGGACGCCAACATTCTATTGTATGCGGAAGACGCGCTGTCCCCGTTTCATCGTCAGGCGCTCGGCTGGTGGGATGATCAGCTTTCCGGGAGCGATCCCGTCGGCCTGTGCTGGCCGGTTCTGTCCGCCTTTATCCGGATAGGAACCAATCCGCGGGTATTCGAGCATCCGCTCTCTCTGGATCAGGCGATTGCGCGGGTCCAGAGCTGGCTGAATCAGCCCTGCGCGCGAATCATCCGGCCGACGGAACAGCACTGGACGGTATTTGAAAGGATGCTCAAGGGAGGGCAGGCGGTCGCCAACCTGGTGGCCGACGCGCACATCGCCGCCCTGGCCGCGGAACACGGCTGCGACCTGGCCTCAACCGATGCTGATTTTTCCCGGTTTCCCGGCCTGAAATGGTTTAACCCGCTGGCTTTAAACCCGTGA
- a CDS encoding DUF2191 domain-containing protein: MRTTITIENDVLERARAIAAKRRTPFKRVINEALRAGLDQVERPVKSGRYKTKPHAMGLKAGRNLDNIQELLTQIEGEDSR, encoded by the coding sequence ATGAGAACCACCATTACCATAGAAAATGATGTGTTGGAACGGGCGAGAGCGATTGCGGCCAAACGGCGGACCCCGTTCAAAAGGGTCATCAATGAAGCGTTGAGGGCCGGCCTGGACCAGGTGGAGCGGCCTGTCAAAAGCGGACGCTATAAAACAAAACCGCATGCCATGGGTCTTAAAGCCGGTCGAAACCTGGATAACATCCAGGAGTTGCTGACGCAGATTGAAGGAGAGGATTCCCGTTGA